Below is a genomic region from bacterium.
ACTAAAACAAAGAAAAAACCAACAAAAAAACCTGTTCGGTCATCCAAGAAAACACGTACAAAATCCAAGAAAAGGGCAGCAAAGAAAGTAACAATAACAAAGAATAAGAGCTCAAAATCACATCAAACAAAACCGATTGAAAAAAAGAAAAAATTTAACAACTCTCCTCAGGAAAATCTAACAAGACCATTTAATATTATAGAAAGCTATATGGGAGATTACAGTTTTAACGATATATATTCAATTCTATTTGTTTGCACCGGCAATATGTGCCGGAGTCCTATCGCCGAGGGTTTATTAAAGAAAAAAATCAGCGAAGAGGCACCTGTTGAATTAAAAGACAAGATTTTCGTACACTCCTCCGGCATCTACGCATACGAAGGAAATAAGCCGTCTGAAAACTCAGTTAAAGTAGCGTTGCAAAATCTTATTGATATATCACAAATTAGGTCTAAGCCGATCAACCGGGTTCAAATCGAACAGTCTGATTTAATCTTTGCGCTTTCAATAGATCATCTGAACTTCATACTTGAGAACTTTCCTACGGCAAGGCATAAATCTACATTACTTAAAACATACGGAAAAGAAAGAAGCATAACGATCGCCGATTCGATTCCGGACCCGATAGGTTTTTCGATGGAATTCTATATAAAAACATTTACTGAAATAAAAAACGCGATTGATTCTGCGTTTCCAATGATTGTAGCGGCAGCGCAACAGAAAATATTTCAAAAAAATAATTTAAGTCTATGATTTCTTTCAAAAAAATAGCGTTATCCGCTATTTTTTTTCTCTCTTGTTCAATTTCACAGCTAATTGGCCAAAACCAGCGAAAAATTGAAAATAACGCATTCAAAGTTGGAGAAAAACTGACTTTTTCAATAGGCTGGGAATTCATTAATGCCGGTACGGCGATTCTGAATGTAGAGAAGATTGTCAGTATCAATAATTCCCCGTGTTACCACATCTCCGCAGTTACAAATTCTAATACTTTTTTTTCAACGCTCTATAAAGTTCGAGATCGTCTGGAATCCTATGTTGATGTAAATGGAATCTATCCGTTAAGATACATTAAAAAAACGTACGAAGGGGGATATGAAAGGAATTTTACCGTCAATTTTCATCACGAATCGCAAGTTGCATTGATTTCTGATGCCGATTCCGGGAATAGAGAAATAAAAATTCCTCAATACTTACAGGATATAATTTCGTCTTTCTATTTTGTGAGAACCCAGCCAATGGTTGAAGGACAAGACATTCAATTATCTGTCTTTGATAATGGACGATACAATAACGTTACTGTCAAAGTCATAAGGAAAGAGCGGATTTCCGTAGACGCAGGGGAATTTGACTGTATTCTAGTTCAAACACCCATTGGCCCGTTTAGCAACAAATCTGATCTGAATATCTGGCTTACCGATGACGTGAGGCGTATTCCTGTTCTCATGAAAAGTAAAATAATTATCGGCTCAGTTCGCGCAGAGTTAGAATCCATTTCCGCTGAATAAACCTATAAAACTCAGACCGGCTTCCCTATTATCGCTCATTTGAAGGCCATATAATTAATTAGAACAAAATTTAGTCCACGCTTTGCTCAGGAGAAAAAGATGCACCACTATACATATGGATGGTACAGCGAAAGATTAAACCGACAAATGGACTTTCAGCATTTTGGACACGCAGGTGCGCCGATAATTGTGTTTCCTACAACCCTGGGTAATCATTATGAATTCTCTGACAGGAATATGATTGACCCGATTGTGTGGAAAATTGAACAAGGTCTTATACAGGTTTTTTGTGTGAACTCTATTAATAATGAAAGCTGGTACAACAACCAAATTCATCCTCATGAAAAGGTGAAACGCCACGTTTCTTATGAAGAATACCTCATTCAAGAGTTTTTCCCCTATGTTCGCCAAAAAACGGGAACGGAATACCTTGTCTTATTTGGCTGCAGTTTTGGCGGTTTTCATGCCATCAACTTCACATTACGGCATCCGGAGCTCGTAGACAAAGCAATTAGTCTAAGCGGTTCATTTACAATCGAGGGTTTTCTAAACGGATATTATGACGATCTTTGCTATTACAATAATCCGGCGCATTACATGCAAAACATGCGCGACCCGTACTATATAGATCGCTATAATCACTCGACGGAATTGTCATTAGTAACAAGCGACTGGGATGTTTGTAGAGATCGGAATGAATA
It encodes:
- a CDS encoding DUF3108 domain-containing protein; this encodes MISFKKIALSAIFFLSCSISQLIGQNQRKIENNAFKVGEKLTFSIGWEFINAGTAILNVEKIVSINNSPCYHISAVTNSNTFFSTLYKVRDRLESYVDVNGIYPLRYIKKTYEGGYERNFTVNFHHESQVALISDADSGNREIKIPQYLQDIISSFYFVRTQPMVEGQDIQLSVFDNGRYNNVTVKVIRKERISVDAGEFDCILVQTPIGPFSNKSDLNIWLTDDVRRIPVLMKSKIIIGSVRAELESISAE
- a CDS encoding esterase family protein, yielding MHHYTYGWYSERLNRQMDFQHFGHAGAPIIVFPTTLGNHYEFSDRNMIDPIVWKIEQGLIQVFCVNSINNESWYNNQIHPHEKVKRHVSYEEYLIQEFFPYVRQKTGTEYLVLFGCSFGGFHAINFTLRHPELVDKAISLSGSFTIEGFLNGYYDDLCYYNNPAHYMQNMRDPYYIDRYNHSTELSLVTSDWDVCRDRNEYFHKLLTDKGIRHNYYFWDGHVNHDWPSWQRMIGHYL